Proteins encoded together in one Salvelinus sp. IW2-2015 unplaced genomic scaffold, ASM291031v2 Un_scaffold2251, whole genome shotgun sequence window:
- the atn1 gene encoding LOW QUALITY PROTEIN: atrophin-1 (The sequence of the model RefSeq protein was modified relative to this genomic sequence to represent the inferred CDS: inserted 5 bases in 4 codons; deleted 2 bases in 2 codons) — MKTRTHKESMPMRSGGDGGEATRRRGRRPHPSPCAERNDRQTQRAAGEELAVRRFNHRSQGHDSSESEGXELVPPPKRQKARLDSSSATNPPTSTHSTDSTPPTIPPPPSAPRQSRDSDNEDGQSQGSRSSVVGSLANSLSSGRDIDQDNRSSSPSLSASPPASLDSDSDCPDSPKQGEGEREKRKEGESGEDRRRGKESSQRGRGDESCGDGERKDXRNRDRPSLKLPSSSISSSAPVPSLRGAGDSANDSNSGRXSYFSQDSKLVSKMEYGPASADTVHSGNRMNSKAKAQCVTKDTVARETISHGNPNIPHPPPPPLPPPPALKPLELGGRTCPXRIKVEREKMEKGEKLMDNKTAPPSLLPQTSPLPPSQPPPHPHHYSPTGWQGGTATGCQGSWGYNRYSGNTKAHQPQHQPPVQQQQLPSVYNPPSSRHSSSSHPPYLPHPHKEYLPRYTSGGGERERGAAGERERGGVRVEYGGREIGRDFSAGSGSNSSTSGGMGGPNGVQGREFGGQNREYPGLGPQGSGRDPPMGPGGREFGPGGFRERERDRDREREGERDVGGREFPLQNRNENQNREFGPTGVGGGRGHPRDKEGGRWGEFGGQMREVGGNGNPNNNPLPLGNPPSSTSGLPAAPMLNRDPPSSPQNNPSHPTLPSHPHPQSTSKRDYPPSMDQAQTRHSPPSGPEHFHREYXPGAKDYPPGGPPSTGPAREYPSPPGMTPNLGRDYPGGPQIPHLPHPHFPAQQPRDRDRERDTNQRESSLYQNRGGPPQPPSLSPSSSSSTPHGHPPNAPYPPPPPPPPLPTPQTSLAQPQPPSGLGPNHVRPANYPSSNQTPATPLSPLLNPLTNQMGGFPSYPPGSSSGANMSLPGSGVSPGCRPSPFHSTLNSHAPFSGPYHSNGNSGNNLVPTNSNSNSSSGSSHTNSLSQSLSPQNXSKGPPPLSNPGNNXGTSAPGCSSSLPRDGHSDSSTGXPPPPVIKEEPIEEREESESPPPVLRSPSPEPKPVDIPIHASQSARFHRVLDRGSGNSCARSDVLFVPLDGSKLWKKRNEVIERARREVEQRARDLREKERERERERERERDLERHLQQQKDNNNANIQRQGASLFFPSSSSILLDPNSSSSNPGSHPQPHPQQHHSHPHPHAHLHHSHLHPSLSQHIPHSLLMQSMGGSTVVGPQGALGIGLGGPYLGPDTPALRTLSEYARPHAMSPLGASRQHQHPHVHHHGHPHGHPHVHPSFFLPQFQNHALAHPHHMPADAATAAAILGFLYGGSMEGGPGGHGGGHGGMGGAGLGGMGFPHAVAAHRERMKPGFEFKSEDRVYQPGSLGDPTALALAHSHSHAHAHAHAHAHSLLLGGGHDLPWSY; from the exons ATGAAAACTCGAACTCACAAAGAATCG ATGCCAATGCGCAGTGGCGGAGACGGGGGGGAAGCAACGAGGAGGAGA GGTAGACGCCCGCATCCCAGCCCTTGTGCAGAACGAAACGACAGGCAGACG caaagagctgctggcgaGGAATTGGCTGTCAGGCGCTTCAATCACAGATCGCAAGGCCATGATTCGTCAGAGAGTGAAG AGGAACTTGTGCCTCCACCAAAGAGGCAGAAAGCCAGGTTA GATTCTTCCTCTGCCACCAACCCACCGACTTCAACTCATTCAACTGACAGTACTCCCCCCACTATACCGCCCCCACCCTCGGCTCCCAGACAGTCACGTGACAGTGACAACGAGGATGGCCAATCCCAGGGCAGTAGGAGCTCAGTTGTAGGGAGCTTGGCCAATAGTCTGAGCAGTGGGCGGGACATCGACCAGGACAATCGATCTTCCTCCCCgagtctctctgcctcccctccaGCCAGTTTAGACTCTGACTCTGATTGTCCAGACTCACCAAAGCAAGGAGAGGGGGAACgggagaaaaggaaagagggggagagtggggaagacaggaggagaggaaaggagagcagccagagagggagaggggatgagtCTTGCGGAGATGGAGAAAGGAAGG GGAGGAATAGAGACAGGCCTTCTCTGAAGCTgccatcctcctccatctcttcctctgctcctgttccctctctccgCGGAGCAGGGGATTCAGCCAATGACAGCAATAGTGGCA AATCCTATTTCTCACAGGACTCCAAGCTGGTGAGCAAGATGGAGTATGGACCGGCCAGCGCTGACACTGTGCACAGTGGCAATCGAATGAACTCCAAAGCTAAAGCGCAGTGCGTGACCAAGGACACTGTCGCCCGGGAGACTATATCCCACGGCAACCCCAACATTCCacacccccctccaccaccccttcctcctccaccagcGCTGAAACCCTTAGAACTAGGGGGCAGAACCTGCCC CAGAatcaaggtagagagagagaaaatggagaaaGGTGAGAAACTGATGGACAACAAGACggctcctccctctctgttaccCCAAACCAGCCCCTTACCACCCTCCCAGCCCCCGCCCCACCCCCACCACTACAGCCCCACCGGATGGCAGGGAGGCACCGCAACCGGTTGCCAGGGGAGCTGGGGCTACAACCGTTACTCTGGTAACACCAAAGCT CACCAGCCGCAGCACCAAcccccagtgcagcagcagcaACTGCCATCCGTCTACAACCCCCCTTCCTCCCGTCATTCGTCCTCCTCCCACCCCCCTTACCTCCCCCACCCCCACAAGGAGTACCTCCCCAGGTACACTTCCgggggaggggaaagggagaggggggcggccggcgagagggagagggggggagtgagGGTGGAGTATGGGGGAAGGGAGATAGGTAGGGATTTCTCGGCTGGTAGTGGTAGTAACAGCAGCACTTCTGGTGGGATGGGGGGTCCTAATGGGGTCCAAGGGAGGGAGTTTGGGGGTCAGAACCGGGAGTACCCAGGCCTGGGACCTCAGGGCTCTGGGAGAGACCCCCCCATGGGTCCTGGGGGAAGAGAATTTGGACCRGGGGggttcagagaaagagagagggatagagatagagagagggagggagagagggatgtaggAGGAAGGGAGTTTCCTTTACAGAATCGTAATGAGAATCAGAACAGAGAGTTTGGACCCACCGGTGTTGGGGGAGGAAGGGGGCACCCCAGAGACAAAGAGGGGGGGCGGTGGGGCGAGTTTGGGGGCCAGATGAGAGAGGTGGGGGGCAATGGTAACCCCAATAATAACCCCCTCCCCCTAGGAAACCCCCCAAGCTCGACCAGTGGGTTACCTGCAGCCCCCATGCTAAACCGCGACCCCCCTTCCTCACCCCAAAacaaccccagccaccctacccTACCCTCCCACCCACATCCTCAAAGCACCTCCAAACGAGACTACCCCCCATCGATGGACCAGGCACAGACAAGGCACAGTCCCCCCTCTGGACCAGAACACTTCCACAGAGAGTACMCTCCTGGGGCCAAGGACTATCCCCCAGGTGGCCCACCCTCCACCGGCCCAGCCCGTGAGTACCCCAGCCCTCCCGGTATGACTCCAAACCTGGGCCGAGACTACCCAGGTGGACCTCAGATCCCCCACCTGCCCCACCCCCACTTTCCAGCCCAGCAGCCCAGAGACAGGGACCGAGAGAGGGACACCAACCAGCGAGAGTCGTCTCTCTACCAAAACCGTGGCGGTCCCCCCCAACCCccgtccctttctccctcctcttcctcctccactcctcatgGACACCCTCCGAATGCTCCttaccctcctccaccacctcctccccctctccccactccCCAAACCTCCCTCGCTCAGCCCCAACCTCCCTCTGGCCTGGGACCCAATCACGTTCGTCCGGCAAACTACCCTTCCTCCAATCAGACTCCTGCAACACCCCTCTCTCCTTTACTAAACCCCTTGACCAATCAGATGGGAGGGTTTCCTTCCTACCCGCCAGGCTCCTCCTCCGGGGCYAACATGTCACTTCCTGGTTCTGGTGTGTCACCTGGCTGTCGGCCCTCACCCTTCCACAGCACTTTGAACAGCCACGCCCCCTTCAGCGGCCCCTACCACTCCAATGGGAAYAGTGGGAACAACCTGGTCCCGACTAACAGCaatagtaacagtagcagtggcAGCAGCCataccaactctctctctcagtccctctcacCTCAAAACRCCTCAAAAGGACCCCCACCTCTTAGTAACCCCGGCAACAACAMTGGCACTTCGGCCCCTGGCTGTAGCTCCTCACTTCCTAGAGATGGGCATTCTGATTCGTCCACAGGTCYACCTCCCCCACCTGTCATCAAGGAGGAAccaatagaggagagggaggagagtgaaagCCCACCTCCTGTTTTGAGAAGCCCCTCCCCTGAGCCCAAGCCGGTGGACATTCCGATCCACGCCAGCCAATCAGCACG GTTCCACAGGGTTCTAGATCGGGGCAGTGGAAACTCCTGCGCCCGCAGCGACGTTCTCTTCGTCCCCCTGGATGGCTCCAAACTGTGGAAGAAGAGGAACGAGGTGATCGAGAGAGCCCGGAGAGAGGTGGAGCAGAGGGCCAGAGACCTGAGGGAGAAAGAGcgggaacgagagagggagagagagagggagcgggaccTGGAGAGGCATCTACAA caACAGAAGGACAATAACAATGCAAATATACAACGCCAGGgagcctctctcttcttcccctcctcctcctccatcctcctagACCCTAACTCCTCTTCTTCTAACCCTGGGTCTCACCCTCAACCACACCCCCAGCAGCACCACTCCCACCCTCACCCCCACGCTCACCTCCACCACTcccacctccacccctccctctctcaacacATCCCACACTCCCTCCTCATGCAATCAATGGGGGGTTCAACGGTGGTTGGCCCACAGGGGGCTCTGGGGATAGGGTTAGGAGGGCCGTACCTGGGCCCTGACACCCCGGCACTGCGGACCCTGAGCGAGTACGCCCGGCCCCACGCCATGTCCCCCCTCGGGGCTAGTCGCCAACACCAACACCCGCATGTTCACCATCATGGCCACCCTCATGGACACCCCCATGTCCacccctccttcttcctcccccaGTTCCAGAACCATGCTCTGGCCCACCCACATCACATGCCTGCTGATGCAGCCACAGCGGCAGCCATCTTGGGTTTCCTCTATGGGGGCAGTATGGAGGGAGGGCCAGGGGGGCATGGAGGAGGACATGGGGGGATGGGTGGTGCAGGGTTRGGGGGGATGGGGTTTCCCCATGCAGTGGCAGCCCACCGTGAGCGCATGAAGCCGGGGTTTGAGTTTAAGAGTGAGGACAGGGTGTACCAGCCGGGCTCCTTGGGAGATCCTACGGCTCTCGCCCTCGCCCACTCCCACTCGCATGCCCACGCACACGCTCATGCACATGCTCACTCCCTACTGCTGGGGGGAGGGCATGAT CTCCCCTGGTCCTATTAG
- the LOC112073402 gene encoding uncharacterized protein, with protein sequence MSKMEYLRVFLNQKLIAAAEEIFGVVEETIAEYQEEVSHTKEENSRLRSMLDIRSKPQIKLHRRADLQQLTVTVSDEQQDWNPSLGQKDPDPTRMKDEQNEPRTSQEDENPFNEFINSYGCVSSDYYQDQSVLT encoded by the exons atgtctaaaatggAGTACTTGAGAGTGTTTCTCAACCAGAAATTAATAGCTGCAGCCGAAGAGATATTTGGTGTCGTTGAAGAAACGATAGCAGAGTACCAGGAAGAGGTTTCTCACACAAAGGAGGAGAACAGCCGTCTACGGAGCATGCTGGATATTCGTTCTAAGCCACAGATCAAGTTACATAGACGAGCAG ACCTCCAGCAGCTCACTGTCACCGTGTCTGATGAGCAGCAGGATTGGAACCCCAGTCTGGGGCAGAAGGACCCAGATCCCACACGGATGAAAGATGAACAGAATGAACCAaggaccagtcaggaggatgAGAATCCTTTCAATGAGTTTATAAACTCTTACGGCTGTGTATCAAGTGACTATTATCAGGACCAATCAGTCCTCACTTGA